catattacaaaaatacattacgccgtcctaggcccctgagtgggcctgactagtaaccaatgccaaatccggcgaaacaactggccgcatgtgatacaattgtataataataaaattaaacttgtatgccagtCAATTCTTAGTGATTCTGGGTGACTCAAAGAAATTACAATCAAATCACTAAAAAGTAAGAGACAAAGATTAAAAAATGGCACGTACAATGAAGCAAAGGGTCTCACTCTCAGTCCTCCTAGGACCTGGGTGAAAAAGCCATTTAGCATGTATTTTTAGTATGTGGGTTTCCTAAAGAACTTTAGATTTGATTCCTTGTGTATTTTCACATTCGTATTGAATATTCACTTATGGTGTGAAGAAACAGTTTGTTTTCTTGaggaaaatcaatcaatcaatcaaatcaaatcttacGTTTTCTGTATTCCTTCTATAGGTAATGCCACTATAATTGCTTCAGTATTTTCCTGTTTCACCACTTTAACTGTCATAATTATGGCCTCTATGACATTAGAGTATGGTGAGGAGGAGTCTAATAATGTGTCCTATAACCACCCAGATATCGTAAGTAGCATATTTGTGTCAGTTATTCTCCATTAAATTCCTGTTCTTTCATAAACCTTGTACAACTATTCCAGTTCATGCTCCTAGTGCAAATCTGAATGCAAAGATTAATATTGAGTTTATGCTGGTTCCTTTAGATTATCTGAACCACAGATCCTATAGATGTACAGCTAGTGCATGATAAACAATGAATCTATTGGAAGGCATTGGTTTGGAAGGTTTGGTTAAACTTTGTGGTTTATAATGCAAATCCAAATATTAGGATATGTTATGCTACCAAATGGTACAGAGTACAGGTACTCTTTAATTTATGACTGATgacttagcgactgttcaaacttacagaGGACTTCCCCAGGGTTACTTATGACCCAGATTTTAAGTTCTGACTGATGCTGCCCCAGTCATGCGATTGCATTTATGGTTGTTTGCAGCAGCTTGTGGTCCAATGAACTatgttttataacatttttttgctggaaaatgaTGTATATTTCTGGTTTCTAGTTAAAAAACACACATTACAAACAATGGATTTGTTAAATGATCAccacaaaaaggtcataaaataaggTGCAGTCACATGATGATCTATTAAACTACCagcatgacttatgactgtaattcagGGATTAATTAAAGTCatagattgaggactacttgtagttatAATGTGATTTTCTCCACTCTCCACTATTAATTGCATATAAATAAGTTGTACCTAATTGTCTCTATTCATCACAAATGATCTAGACAGAAGTTAATATAAAGCATGTAGGATAGATGTAAATTCTGAGCATTCAGGCATATAGAGCACAACTGAAAACAAATGCTAAAATCCCATAATGTCCTTCTCCAGTCACTTAGCaacaattcaaagttatgatggacttTCTCTGAGCTATTTATGACTCAAAATTTGAAGTTCTGATAGCCAGTCAGAACAGTTGGAAGCACCCTGAGGTTACATGACACAATGTATATTTTGGTCCAGTACCCagcaaaaaaatgcccattgtcAACAATAGGTTTACTTAATGATTGCAGtgttcacttaaccactgcaaaAACAGATTACAATATTGGGCTTGGTCATTTGACCAGAATCCAATTCAAATATCTATCTCCAATAGATGGGGATTCAATCTGCTTGAAAACTTTtactacattttaaaaagcatctaAGAATTTCAGATATATCCATTTCACTCATTCTGTAGGCATTAGTAGAAAAGATTTCCCAATCTTTTTGAGAGTGGCAAGAAATCTCCAAAAGTCTGAGGAAGGAACGTGAGGAAGGTGTCCCAGAGCATAACTCAATATCTAGAGTAGTTGtattgtttccttttattttgatAAAACATGCATGTGAATTTTCTGTATTTTGAACTGCAGGTATTTGTGCTGGGTAAACTGGTTCAAGGAGCTAACATCACAATGATTATTTCATCAATTTTTAGTATATGTATTGTGCTGGTGATTGTGTATGTCAGCTGCCGAAGTCTTCCATGTTGTTCATGCTATGACAGTATCACTGGACTTGTAAGTAGCAGCATCATTAAGGAGGGTGTGTTCGGTCACAGATGCATCCCATTGTAACACTATTCAAATTAAACCCATAGATTTCAATCAGTCACTAGATGAAGAAAGCTTGTATCCCCTATAAATTATTGTGATCTTTCCAACAGATAATACATATATAAAAGAGGTTTATTTTCCTCTGTGTATACAAGATACATTTTTCATGGGCTACTTATGGTTAGAAAAAATAAGTACAATTCTGATTTTAAGGTTTGTTGATGTAAAAGGCCTAATTCAATTCCAAGGATGCCCTTTTATGGGATATATTGCAGTTTCCTGTAAATAGACACTTGTGTACATGATTCAAACAATATTCCTTATTGTTTCATGTGCATTCCTTTTCTGGAAGGAATTCTTTTGCACAGCTTGTTATCAGGTTTTTCACGAGAATGTTTACAAAAATCGCTTTTGATTAATTGTGTCAGTATGCTATCTGTAATTAAATATGATGCAAAATATGATATTTATTTGCTCAGATATCACACAGCAACTCTGTGTGGTGTCCAATTAAACATAAAACCCATATAAATATTGTATTCCAATAAGAGACAGTTAAAACaggaattgttgttgttagttgtgaagtcgtgtccaacccatcacgaccccatgaacaatgttcctccaggccttcctatcctctaccatcccctggagtccatttaagctcacacctactgtttcagtgactccttccagccaccttattctctgtcgtccccttcttctcttgtcctcaatctttcccagctcttctccagtgagtccttccttctcatttggtggccaaagtatttgagtttcatcttcaggatttggccttctaaagagcagtcaggattgatctcctataggactgaccggtttgatcaccttgcagtccaagggacttgcaggagtcttctccagtgccatagttcaaaggcctcaattctttgacgctcagccttccttatggtcccaCTTTCACAGCTATATATTGCAAATGGGAACACAATAGGCTTGACTATACCACTTTTGTTACCAGGGTGAtacctctgctttttagtatgttgtctagatttgccgtagctttcctccccaggaacaagtgtcttttaatgtcttggttgcagtccccatctgtgatgatcttggagcccaggaaaataaaaactcttactacctccatttcttcccaaaAATAGGAATAAATAAGTTCAAAGGTGGGGGATCCTTCAAGATGCTAACCAACCTCAAGGTTGCATATTTTTCTCCAATCCCCAAGTGAGTTGGCATAGCTAGGGCTAATCCAATGGATAAAATTggtgtctgtttttttaaataagtgcAATAGCATTGTCTAATTTTAGGATGGCATAACCAACTGTATACATTTAAAATACCTGAGCAAATAACATTTTGCCCCGAAAACCTTCAAAACTTCTTCTATCTTACATTCCAAAACTGACAGGCTGGCCCTGAACATTTCTTCTCTTTGTATAATTTTATTAGGCCTCATGTTTAAGATCTTTAAAGATTAGCAAGAGCTTGTATATGATTCctattttgctattttatttgAATCTCAGTTTTATTATAGCATACTGTGCAACCACTTTTTAATTAAGTGAAGTGTGGAATATAATAATTTATGGCTAAATTCTGATATCAATTTGATCCGTATGCAAGTCTGTTTTAATATTTTCACATTCTCATTCTTAGGAGCATCTAAAAAATAATGACGACCAGTTACAAACTACAGAATTAGTCTGCCTTTCACGTGGTATGTAGGGTCTTCTTTTTTAGAACTTCAgtgttaaatttattaaaaatgcaaaaaatatttgACTTTGCCATATGTGACAGATTTATTTCTTCTATTATAGATCAAGAGGACAGAATTTTTAATTGTCCAGTAAAATTTCTTCAACCAAATGCAGAAACAGATTATAAAATAAGTGATCCTCCTCCTTACATCAGCTGACTTAGAAACAATTTATAAGGATTTTAGAACATACGACAGTACCttataaactattttaaataattttaaaaaagtattaaatgGTGCAATTATTAAAGAAATTGAAAAATACTCTCAACAGATCCTGAAAATAGAGGTGTTAACATtattgtctatctatccatctatttgtcTACATGTACACCTTCAAATATATGAATTTACTTATGTACAAAAATGTTTTATTACAAAAGTGAATAAAAACACTGATACTCTGAGGATGCCTTCCCAGAAAGATTTCTTTTCTGTAGTGAAATTGGCTGCATAATAAGAAGCAGATTCTATGGcaagcttcatttcttttttagcaGAGAGTTTACAAACAACTCTGCATTTAACACCTCTGGTACAGAAAGCCAAGGCTGATGTTTCCCAATTTTATCATTGCTAAGATTTTGTGTGCTAAAATCTGCAAAGCTCAGATGCCTTGGTTGGAAAACATTTGAGCTGTGGGGCAGAAAAGTGTCCCCTCCCCATTGGAGGCTCCCCAGTGTCAGAAAGCAAAGAATCGTTCTGGAAATCATTGTCTGGCAATGCTGGAGGCAGTTCCTGGGAACTGCCTGGGGCTTTTGTAGGAATTTCAGATGGAAGAAGGCTTGTTAGAGGTGAATTCTGCAAGAGGCAGCCATTTGGTTAATAATTGATCCTTGGGCTACGATAATTGGGACTAAATTATGTGAAGTGAAACATTAcataactgcattgcttagcgatAGCAATACAGTCCCCATTGTCATTGTTAATCCAATTTCAGGCAAGGACCAACCCCGGTTTCATTGTTTCCAGTCCCAAGTCTTGATAAGGGACCACCACTACCATGCACCTATCTCCCCTGCCCCTCCATTTGTGCCCTTCTGGCTACCCTGAGCAATTTTGCACTTTTTGGTGGCAGTGGCAGCAGTGATGGCGTGGAGATGGAGCAGAGGCCTGGAGTCTTCAGTCTCAGTTGCCTGCTGCTGTCCTCAGAAGTCTTCTTCAGCCTCAGTGCTGCCACCACTGCTGAGGACGGCTTCTGTGCAGGTTGACCAAAAAGAGATTGGGGAGTGGGAGATAACGAGTGAGAGGAGTTTAAGAGGATGGGGAAAATTGAAGCACCCCTGCTGGTGTAAGTGCTTGTGGCTACCAAGTGACCAAATTTCAATCATTTGACCAAAGGGTTACCATAATGGCTGTGACGTAAGGGACCAGGTGTAAGTACCTCCATAACTTTGTAACTTATGCTTGTcctgaaaataaaaccataaCAAAATAATGTTCAAATAATACATCTTCTCCAATTGCCCATTACATTCCATATGAAGAAAAATTAACATAAATTCTCAGTAGAAACAGTGCTTCCAAAACTTGGATGTAAATTCAGAGATTTTCTGACTAGTTTGCATAAAAATAGGGAGAGGGGGCTAGAACAAGTTGTGCAATCTCCTGAGCGTCGCCCTCTTGCAAGAAACAAATGAATCTTATTGGTAATAGATCCATGATACCCAAATGATTGAATATCCTTGGAACATAATATGGTGACATAAAATCCAGAGAAATTGTCCTAGCCTCTCAACAGACCTGCCAGATGAAAAGTACTTGACATTTGCTCTTGGCCACCAAAACTCTTTGAGCACAACATGCccagcagtttttttttccagagcaaAGTAATAGCGTTTCTTCTCTGAGAAAACATGTAAACAACTGTTGTGAAACAAGTGTCATTGAGTTGAGAGAAAGTATAAGACTCAGTCTATGGGTCTCCTTGGAGGTACTCCATCCAAGACTTGACATATGGTAAGCCAATCTTATGTCCTAGCTTTTCTGGAATATCCCTTCTCAGGAGAGAGGTGGGGTTAAGATTTTTATGTTTTAAGATCATAGTAGGGGAAGAGGGCCAGGTTCTCATAACGCTGTATCTGACAGAGGAACTGGATATTAGACTTTTGCTTGTCACTCTGACAGCACAAGAGCAGATGGAGCAGGTGAAATCCATGCTGACCAGCCAGCTAATGTGTATAAAAACAAGCcatccaaatttttaaaaacattttggagtattatttttttttaaatcctcatGGGATAGACCTTTCTTTCCATGGTTCGCAGCAGTGATATGTTTTTAATTGCttcttaaaagagccgaggtggcgcagtggttaaatgcagcactgcaggctacttcagctgactgcagttctgaagttcggctgttcaaatctcaccagctcagggttgactcagccttccatccttccgaggtgggtaaaatgaggactcggattgttgttgggggctgactctgtaaaccgcttagagagggctgaaagccctatgaagcggtatataagtctaactgctattgctattgaggcaCTTAGCTAAGACACAGAAATCAAAGTGACTACTCTCCAATTCTTCTCATTAGTGCCTCCTTAGAAGTTCAACAGGCACTGACCTTTTTCCAGAAGCAGCAAACCAAGTCCTCAGAAAGAACAAGAATAAAACTACTTCAGCCAATACAAATTAGGCTC
The DNA window shown above is from Thamnophis elegans isolate rThaEle1 chromosome 9, rThaEle1.pri, whole genome shotgun sequence and carries:
- the LOC116513591 gene encoding uncharacterized protein LOC116513591 — translated: MLILALLQIACATVCVITGLIDGVFRKESELSKSRIPIWAGVFMCIPGIMALNSSQRKNPILVSNATIIASVFSCFTTLTVIIMASMTLEYGEEESNNVSYNHPDIVFVLGKLVQGANITMIISSIFSICIVLVIVYVSCRSLPCCSCYDSITGLEHLKNNDDQLQTTELVCLSRDQEDRIFNCPVKFLQPNAETDYKISDPPPYIS